The nucleotide sequence ACGCCGAGGGGCTTTCCTACCTGTCCAACGACCCCCGTGCCTGTGTGAACTGCCACGTGATGCGGGACAACTACGACTCCTGGCAGAAGGGAAACCACCATGCCGCCGCCACCTGCAACGACTGCCACGTGCCGCATTCCCTCGTTCCCAAACTGGTCACCAAATTGCGAAACGGCTACAACCATTCCAAGGGGTTTACCTTTATGGATTTCCCCGAGCCGATACGAATCAAACCGGCCAATGCCATGGTCTTGCAGCGCAACTGCATCAGCTGCCACGAAAAAACGGTGCAGGACATTGCCGAGCATGATGAAACCGAAGAACAAAGCGTTTTGTGCGTCCGCTGTCACACCACGGTGGGGCACGGGGGACGAAAGTAGGAGGAAAAATGAACGGGTCGAAATGGAGTTATATCGGCGTCACCGCGCTGGTGGCCTTGGCGACGATTGTGGTCGTCGGGCTTCTGATGAGCATCAACGAGCGCAAACGGGAGGCGGAAAAACATTTTTTTGAGCTGGCCGAACTTTCCGAAAGGGATGTCGACCCGGCGCTCTGGGGGAAGAATTTCCCCCGCCAGTACGACGGCTACAAGCGCACCGTGGACACCGCCCGCACCCGCTACGGCGGCAGCGAGGCGTTTCAAAAGCTGGAGGCCGACCCGGGGTTAAGGCGCATTTTCGCCGGCTACCCCTTCGGCGTCGATTACCGCGAGGAGCGGGGGCATTTCTTTTCCCTTACCGACCAGGATTTGACCGAGCGGACCAAAAAATTCAAACAGCCCGGTGCCTGTCTGCAGTGCCACGCAGGGGGGATGGCGGAAGTGTACCGCCAAGCCGGAAACGGTGACTTGATGGCCGGGTTTGAGAAAATCTGCGCCATGCCTCTGGCTGAAGCCCGCAAATTGGTCAGCCATCCGGTGGCCTGCGTTGACTGCCACGACCCGAAAACGATGCAGCTTCGCGTTACCCGCCCGGGCTTTTTGAACGGCATCAAAGCGCTGAAGGCCAGTCAAGGGATAAAGGATTACGACCCGAACCGGGATGCCACCCGTCAGGAAATGCGCAGCTTTGTCTGCGGCCAGTGCCACGTTGAATACTATTTCAAAGGGGAGAAGAAGCTCGTGACCTATCCCTGGCAGAACGGCTTGCGCGTGGAGCAGATTGAGGCCTACTACGACGAGGTGGGCTGGAAGGACTGGCTGCATCCGGAAACCGGCGCGCAAGTGCTAAAAGCCCAGCATCCCGAATTCGAACTTTGGAACCAGGGGATTCATTCCCGAAGCGGCGTGGCCTGCGCCGATTGCCATATGCCGTACAAAAGGGAAGGGGCGGTAAAAATCAGCGACCACCATGTCAAAAGTCCGCTGTTAAATGTCTCCCGCGCCTGCCAGCAATGCCACAATTACCCGGAGAAGGAGATTTTGGACCGGGCCGAAACGATTCAAAAACGGACGCGGGACTTGATGACCCGGGCCGAGGCGGCGCTTTTGCAGATGATGGATGCCGTAAAAGCGGCCAAGGGGCGGGGCGTTCCCGATGCCCGCTTGCAGGAGGCCTTGGCTTTTCACCGCAAGGCCCAGTGGCGGCTCGATTTCATCAACGCCGAAAACTCGATGGGCTTCCACGCCCCGCAGGAAGCGGCGCGCATTCTGGCCGAAGCGATCGACTACGCCCGGCAGGGGGAGATTGCCGCCCGGCAGGTCAGGTAAGGGGCCGGCCGATGCTTCTCCGCGCATTTGCCATTTGGCTCATCCTCGTTCCGCTGGCCATTCTCAACGGAACGGTGCGCAATTACCTCTTGGTGCCGCTCGTCGGGAACGGCGCCGCCCACATTATCAGCAGCGTCACTTTAAGCATTTTGATTTTTGCCGTGGCCTGGTTTTTTATCGGCTGGATTCATCCCGCTTCCGCGCAGCAGGCCTTGGGGCTTGGCTTTTTCTGGCTGGTGCTGACGGTCTTGTTCGAATTCGGCGCGGGGCACTACCTCTTCAAAAACCCGTGGGAAAAACTCTTGGCGGACTACGACGTTTTCAAGGGGCGCGTCTGGATACTTGTGCTGCTTGCAACCCTGTTTGCTCCGTATGCTGCTGCCCGCATGCGCGGATTTTCTCAATAGTCGTTTT is from Verrucomicrobiia bacterium and encodes:
- a CDS encoding ammonia-forming cytochrome c nitrite reductase subunit c552, yielding MNGSKWSYIGVTALVALATIVVVGLLMSINERKREAEKHFFELAELSERDVDPALWGKNFPRQYDGYKRTVDTARTRYGGSEAFQKLEADPGLRRIFAGYPFGVDYREERGHFFSLTDQDLTERTKKFKQPGACLQCHAGGMAEVYRQAGNGDLMAGFEKICAMPLAEARKLVSHPVACVDCHDPKTMQLRVTRPGFLNGIKALKASQGIKDYDPNRDATRQEMRSFVCGQCHVEYYFKGEKKLVTYPWQNGLRVEQIEAYYDEVGWKDWLHPETGAQVLKAQHPEFELWNQGIHSRSGVACADCHMPYKREGAVKISDHHVKSPLLNVSRACQQCHNYPEKEILDRAETIQKRTRDLMTRAEAALLQMMDAVKAAKGRGVPDARLQEALAFHRKAQWRLDFINAENSMGFHAPQEAARILAEAIDYARQGEIAARQVR
- the nrfH gene encoding cytochrome c nitrite reductase small subunit, with translation MGKRILLAMLAGVFLGLSAFTFHYAEGLSYLSNDPRACVNCHVMRDNYDSWQKGNHHAAATCNDCHVPHSLVPKLVTKLRNGYNHSKGFTFMDFPEPIRIKPANAMVLQRNCISCHEKTVQDIAEHDETEEQSVLCVRCHTTVGHGGRK